Proteins co-encoded in one Plasmodium reichenowi strain SY57 chromosome 10, whole genome shotgun sequence genomic window:
- a CDS encoding hypothetical protein (conserved Plasmodium protein, unknown function), producing MRKCLSSIKAHSNKYSINCHIYLRKWSNNKNKRMYTSSLLNYKVEETYKYSCVVPYKNDNIFTLEKEIYDEKYSHVFIDKNIEIESDLYYLYKLLINSRTIEQIRLQVYSSYCAYENNFINDMKKINWNAYIPFSSVLREPEISITSIKSRLYHTCMIKNIILNVIKRQQQLYIEKNGDENILLKKKKLISSQLTPLKINVLFKYNECKIHINLSNNMNIRVYEAYKNQQSLKSTIIASAIFKLNLFKYINNSKQTYIIDPFCNDGTAILEILSILLTIPNGSPSINYPIFTYPLHSPSTFYNVLNEIIISPLHNMTQVYFLGMDEKKEHIKHANRNLMKFVQTIPLKNDITRYNDHPSLNINDPHVHTLVGDIKNVTSNQKNNYIYINKDNNINYDNINKHDDNNSSDSHIKKKTYKQLETLSTQQLKDLFDNEKKSEKISINNKSFLLNNIKFCSFNFLKLNNVIENCIIITNIMNMEKKKILKFEKILLRSYILNAYVFSNEKYKENTQLQFRLIARFISNGQNVLFLQLFNKTKRSRYEDYEEN from the coding sequence ATGAGAAAATGTTTAAGTTCTATAAAAGCACACagtaataaatattcaattaactgtcatatatatttaagaaaaTGGTCAAACAATAAGAATAAAAGGATGTATACTTCATCCTTGTTAAATTATAAAGTAGAAGAAacttataaatattcttGTGTTGTTCCGTACAagaatgataatatattcacattagaaaaagaaatatatgaCGAAAAATATAGTCACGTTTTTATAGATAAGAATATAGAAATTGAATCCgatttatattatttatataaattattgATAAATAGTAGAACTATAGAACAAATTCGTTTACAGGTTTATAGTTCTTATTGTGcttatgaaaataattttattaatgaTATGAAAAAGATTAATTGGAATGCTTATATTCCATTTAGTAGTGTTTTAAGAGAACCTGAAATTAGTATTACAAGTATTAAGTCACGTTTATATCATACATgtatgataaaaaatattatattgaaTGTAATTAAAAGACAAcaacaattatatattgaaaagaatggagatgaaaatattttgttgaaaaaaaaaaaattaatttcATCACAATTAACTCcattaaaaattaatgtattgtttaaatataatgaatgTAAAATTCATATCAATTtaagtaataatatgaatataagAGTATACGAAGCATATAAAAATCAACAATCTTTAAAAAGTACTATAATAGCATCTGCTATTTTTAAacttaatttatttaaatatataaacaattcaaagcaaacatatataattgatCCATTTTGTAATGATGGAACAGCTATATTAGAAATTCTTAGTATTCTATTAACTATACCTAATGGATCTCCAAGTATTAATTATCCTATCTTTACATATCCCTTACATTCCCCTTCAACCTTTTATAATGTATTGaatgaaataattatttctCCTTTACATAATATGACACAAGTATATTTCTTAGGGATGGATGAGAAAAAGGAACATATCAAACATGCAAATCGTAACTTGATGAAATTTGTCCAAACCATtcctttaaaaaatgatataacAAGATATAATGATCACCCGTCGcttaatataaatgatcCACATGTACATACTCTTGTCGGTGATATAAAGAATGTAACATCAAACCAGAAGAACAACTACATTTACATAAATAAGgataataacataaattatgataacataaataaacatgatgataataattcttcAGATAGccacataaaaaaaaaaacatataaacaACTCGAAACCTTAAGCACACAACAATTAAAAGATCTTTttgataatgaaaaaaaaagcgAAAAGATatctataaataataagtcatttttattaaacaatataaagttttgttcatttaattttttaaaattaaacaaTGTTATTGAaaattgtattattattactaacATTATGAATAtggaaaagaaaaaaatactCAAATTTGAGAAGATACTTCTTcgttcatatatattaaatgcatatgttttttctaatgaaaaatataaagaaaacaCTCAACTACAATTTAGGCTCATAGCACGATTTATATCGAATGGTCAGAATGTACTATTTCTACAGCtatttaataaaacaaaaagaagTAGATATGAGGATTATGAGGAAAATTAA
- a CDS encoding hypothetical protein (conserved Plasmodium protein, unknown function), which translates to MTKYNLIFKKNWFAKSIFGTVGFFVLLDQLARYQYNIPEYRNPNLTMWSWWLEKVNLKRLGVDKEDN; encoded by the exons ATgacaaaatataatttaatatttaaaaaaaattggtTTGCAAAAAGTATTTTTGGAACTGTTGGATTTTTCGTTCTGTTAGACCAGCTAGCCAGata TCAATATAACATACCAGAATATAGGAATCCAAATTTAACCATGTGGTCTTGGTGGTTAGAAAAAGTGAACTTAAAAAG ACTAGGTGTTGATAAAGAGGATAATTAA
- a CDS encoding hypothetical protein (conserved Plasmodium protein, unknown function), with protein sequence MNHKNNIYEILRQEDKIKRKTKQLKEDQKKKENEKKDFSTFSFDINKYTSWADMVDEYDEFFYEVEKLKDQEKNEKNKDEKKKKQTNVQVSDDDSTEFDDEEDDDDDDNQENVQNYNSNKMKEIKKKNKPKSGNKKKNKSSNNANKKKNFDNLLLEYTMSNNVLTTENNNAHSNILETNNATDETCYKNNIDDNKEKSPCNIDVHNDDKLKKKKKKKKKKKKKKVQDGSGDEKKDKDDSLNKQKEQNDDDKKNAQEVDKKACHEINNDQNKKEVQKDTTNNVHVNEKLKLLLNNNSKKNKKKREKIDDIIAIVEKEESIKQKQKQKMLQKTKQKLKLKPQMK encoded by the exons atgaatcataaaaataatatttacgAAATATTAAGACAAGAggataaaataaaaagaaaaacaaagCAGCTGAAAGAAgatcaaaaaaaaaaggaaaatgagaaaaaagACTTCAGCACCTTTTCTTTCGAT atTAATAAGTACACCTCATGGGCTGATATGGTAGACGAATATgatgaatttttttatgaagTAGAAAAGTTAAAAGATCAAGaaaagaatgaaaaaaacaaggatgagaagaagaaaaaacaaacaaacGTACAAGTCAGTGATGATGATAGCACCGAATTtgatgatgaagaagatgatgatgatgatgataatcAAGAGAATGtacaaaattataattctaataaaatgaaagaaattaaaaaaaaaaataaaccGAAAAGtggaaataaaaaaaaaaataaaagcTCAAATAATGcaaataagaaaaaaaactttgataatttattattggAATATACAATGAGTAATAATGTATTAACTacagaaaataataatgcaCATTCTAATATTCTTGAAACAAACAATGCAACAGATGAAACTTgttataagaataatatagatgataataaagaaaaatcGCCATGTAATATAGATGTACATAATGACgacaaattaaaaaaaaaaaaaaaaaaaaaaaaaaaaaaaaaaaaaaaaaaagttcaAGATGGAAGTGgagatgaaaaaaaagataaagatGATTCTctaaataaacaaaaagaacaaaatgatGACGACAAGAAAAATGCACAGGAAGTAGATAAGAAAGCATGTcatgaaataaataacgATCAGAACAAAAAAGAAGTACAAAAGGATACAACGAATAAT GTTCAtgtaaatgaaaaattaaaactattattaaacaataattccaaaaaaaataaaaagaagagAGAAAAAATAGACGATATTATAGCCATTGTAGAGAAAGAAGAAAgtataaaacaaaaacaaaaacaaaagatgttacaaaaaacaaaacagaaattaaaattaaaacctcaaatgaaataa
- a CDS encoding hypothetical protein (conserved Plasmodium protein, unknown function) has product MVLFQNRKIFGNFKYTHLIINYCTPFPRYNINYKFNNFMNKFHTNSKINIYQYKNYTNHWIFLKYNNMFKRFYNPRANINWTLIRFRHRVSQLRKKKLKYKNHSKVALRFRLTKFGWERLQSGRNASKKNVSTKKYYEKMKIKYVSRDDVKKFKFQMPSYVLRIRDSPVDYNPNIMRARKFLPTHFG; this is encoded by the coding sequence ATGGTGCTTTTTcaaaatagaaaaatatttggaaattttaaatatactcatttaataataaattattgtACACCCTTTCCAAGatataacataaattataaattcaACAACTTTATGAATAAGTTCCACACTAACagtaaaataaatatatatcaatataaaaattatactAATCATTggatatttttaaaatacaataatatgtttaaaaGATTTTACAATCCTAGAGCTAATATTAATTGGACACTTATTCGTTTTAGACATCGAGTATCAcaattaagaaaaaaaaaattaaaatataaaaatcatTCTAAAGTTGCTTTGCGATTTCGTTTAACAAAGTTTGGGTGGGAAAGATTACAATCTGGAAGAAATGctagtaaaaaaaatgtatcaaccaaaaaatattatgaaaaaatgaaaataaagTATGTTTCAAGAGATGATGTTAAAAAGTTCAAATTTCAAATGCCTAGTTATGTATTACGAATAAGAGATTCACCGGTTGATTATAATCCTAATATCATGAGGGCTCGGAAATTTTTACCTACGCATTTTggttaa
- a CDS encoding hypothetical protein (conserved Plasmodium protein, unknown function), translating to MSVKGTMNLLSPLVGNIYDNVYDHKELKIKSINEQNNMGSNNYNINYVNNNNSRLSNNNHSKQNLCYNNNFSSHSPRINKESIHEEKKKKFYEQHNYIDENATHHTMEEEHFKNFKNYKNYEHTIDEDVMKNEYSNIIKDNHLKKKKKYIHHLNNKDINNTNLNYDTNEQVLIDLPKNHLLNKLTTSIIHSINPHLISEYTDEDITKRTNKISTLKKKKKKKKEKEKEKEKEEIYESDVDNTNDEDNTNDEDNTNGVNNTNGVNNTNDEDNTNDEDNTNDEDNEQIQKKKNKQSKQKKQYKEFDVYETKGYIPLSNEHKQNKSVCFLDNHVKYYTQENNLPYEKNIIYENNLNDHQAHSYNNTLNQFTPNSDILNYNNYINKEYIQGMYNTNDYNIKQGSVYEPNEQVMFTSPQEEKYIYMNASPNNIVRDNDMIFYSGQLDNEQMNININTNSKNINNNNDNNINRSSRVNDGCFNLNLNNMNNIFNTCTNTQNRQKKHKSFFCNSSQKNVINNDSNVKNNKTEILIYKNDKTNNYQNNDQTKQNIQSNNHYNNNNNNGNHINKFRFFTPTSNNVFVRTRSLTPNTYQKKKKNSFFACSPLKDMNLNRQKSLPPQLYTTQDITEPIYTHDISYNLPNKNNIIQNNDPYNNIQNITTTLSYPLVNSNFVHLYPYQNSNTNDQIKKIENFNVSKNYMNESSTQTSTETSSKSSKDTSHWNTQIHLLNEKIKNMKTKMENITKEKNKVNELCKMYKNECGRLRELLVKENYDKYKVLPICSIDYEEVNLNLEKENKILRKQLEALGKTILASDDMNSIKKNLAKHIVHLNEENEKYRNEIKLLKKNKDINNQILFTLNKTEVSSDMIDSLFMQTKNVIIQGHENINVFYFNVKNLVQQFLEKIKYIIMENEYTKKEKLKYVVDLEDIIKKNFQEISQTVININDLRKNMKNIRTQFFDVNRVNPECFCKPSRTILENDIKQLEEVLHKHFILLKNLRKKNLSLNLNNLYVHFNNEDDQNSYSHESFNISSEEFQMNKTYDNPETNINVHQKKNVSSKNLYEAQKKNNTADVTNTEIERVEKDKKEKESYEEKNDKMNTTSEENNILVGENTKVDDIFHEKLHEKIKIIEEQLKSLNNHIYCSMSESEEDDDITKNIKKNNDLMVCKIKNNFKDKNTCPYIRKESLSKYETKTKKENLNHKSIKKQESVHSKNSSSYSYEISSSCEKTDDMLTNEKDDFNNDDEVEKSKNKMIELLALLKGKHNEDLVENTKEHINSFGHDQWENNYNLKKIYNNLKAIKNTIKNTEDDTEKNILALIESQANDIKIFGNCIDDLKSTVAQ from the exons atgtcTGTGAAAGGTACTATGAATTTGTTATCACCACTTGTCGGGaatatttatgataatgTATATGATCATAAggaattaaaaattaaatcaATTAACGAACAGAACAATATGGGTAgcaataattataatattaattatgtaaataataataattcgagactttctaataataatcatagTAAACAAAACTTATGCTATAATAATAACTTTTCATCCCATAGTCCAAGAATAAATAAGGAGAGTATAcatgaagaaaaaaaaaaaaaattttatgaaCAGCACAATTATATTGATGAAAATGCAACACATCATACTATGGAAGAAgaacattttaaaaattttaaaaattataaaaattatgaacatACTATCGATGAAGACGTAatgaaaaatgaatattcCAATATTATAAAGGACAATCAtctcaaaaaaaaaaaaaaatatattcaccatttaaataataaagatattaataatacaaatcTTAATTATGATACAAATGAACAAGTCCTTATCGATTTACCTAAAAATCATCTACTTAACAAATTAACCACATCCATTATCCACAGTATTAATCCACATTTAATTTCTGAGTATACTGATGAGGATATTACaaaaagaacaaataaaatatccactttgaagaaaaaaaaaaaaaaaaaaaaggaaaaggaaaaggaaaaggaaaaggaagaaatatatgaaaGTGATGTTgataatacaaatgatGAGGATAATACTAATGATGAGGATAATACAAATGGTGTGAATAATACAAATGGTGTGAATAATACTAATGATGAGGATAATACTAATGATGAGGACAATACAAATGATGAGGATAATGAacaaatacaaaaaaaaaagaataaacagagtaaacaaaaaaaacaatataaagAGTTTGATGTTTATGAAACAAAGGGATATATTCCATTGTCCAATGAGcataaacaaaataaaagtgTTTGTTTTCTTGATAATCATGTTAAGTATTATACCCAGGAAAATAATTTAccatatgaaaaaaatatcatatatgaaaataatttaaacGATCATCAAGCACATTCTTATAATAACACGTTAAATCAATTTACACCAAATTCAGATATActaaattataataattatataaataaggaGTATATCCAAGGAATgtataatacaaatgattataatataaaacaagGTTCTGTTTATGAACCTAATGAACAAGTTATGTTTACATCACCacaagaagaaaaatatatatatatgaatgcATCACCAAACAATATAGTTCGAGATAATGACATGATTTTCTATTCCGGTCAACTTGATAATGAACAAAtgaatattaatataaatactaatagtaaaaatataaataataataatgataataatattaataggAGTAGTAGGGTTAACGATGGATGctttaatttaaatttaaacaacatgaataatatttttaacaCATGTACCAACACACAAAATAGACAAAAAAAGCATAAAAGCTTCTTCTGTAATTCTAGtcaaaaaaatgtaataaataatgacagtaatgtaaaaaataataaaacagaaatattaatatataaaaatgacaAAACGAATaattatcaaaataatgaCCAAACCAAACAAAACATTCAAAGTaataatcattataataataataataataatggtaatcatataaataaatttcGTTTCTTTACACCTACTAGCAACAATGTATTTGTAAGAACACGCTCCTTAACTCCTAATActtatcaaaaaaaaaaaaaaaattcctTCTTTGCATGTTCTCCTCTCAAAGATATGAATTTGAACAGGCAAAAATCGTTACCCCCTCAATTATATACAACACAAGATATTACTGAACCCATTTACACTCACgatatttcttataatttacctaataaaaataatataatacaaaataatgacccttataataatattcaaaatattaCCACCACTTTGTCATATCCACTTGTCAACTCAAATTTTGTTCATCTGTACCCGTACCAAAATTCTAATACTAATgatcaaataaaaaaaatagaaaatttCAATGTTTCTAAAAATTACATGAACGAGTCATCTACACAAACTTCTACCGAAACATCTAGCAAATCGTCAAAAGACACCTCCCACTGGAATACTCaaattcatttattaaatgaaaaaataaaaaatatgaaaacTAAAATGGAAAATATAACCAAAGAGAAAAACAAAGTAAACGAATTGTGCAAAATGTACAAg aATGAATGCGGACGATTGAGAGAACTGCTTGTAAAGGAAAATTATGACAAGTACAAGGTGCTTCCTATTTGTAGCATCGATTATGAAGAAGTGAATTTAAACttagaaaaagaaaataagaTATTAAGAAAGCAATTGGAGGCTTTAGGAAAAACCATTTTAGCTAGCGATGATATGAATagtataaaaaagaatttagCCAAGCATATAGTACATTTAAATGAAGagaatgaaaaatatagaaatgaaataaaattattgaaGAAGAAcaaagatataaataatcaaatattatttacattaaaCAAAACAGAGGTTTCATCTGATATGATAGATAGTTTATTTATGCAAACAAAGAATGTTATTATACAG GGACATGAGAATATTAACgtgttttattttaatgtGAAAAACTTGGTCCAGCAATTTttggaaaaaataaaatatatcattatgGAAAACGAATAC acaaaaaaagagaaattGAAATATGTTGTCGATTTGGAAGATATAATTAAGAAAAACTTTCAAGAG ATAAGTCAAACAGTGATCAATATTAATGACCTACGaaagaatatgaaaaaCATTAGAACTCAGTTTTTTGATGTAAATAGAGTAAACCCTGAATG tTTTTGTAAACCTTCAAGAACCATTCTAGAAAATGACATTAAACAATTAGAAGAGGTGTTACAcaaacattttattttactgAAAAAtttgagaaaaaaaaacttgTCCCTCAATCTGAATAATCTATATGttcattttaataat GAGGATGATCAGAATTCATACTCACACGAGTCgtttaatatttcttcCGAAGAATTTCAAATGAATAAGACTTATGATAATCCAGAgacaaatataaatgtacatcaaaaaaaaaatgtatcTTCTAAAAATTTGTATGAAGcacaaaagaaaaacaatACGGCTGATGTTACAAATACAGAAATTGAAAGAGttgaaaaagataaaaaagaaaaggaatcatatgaagaaaaaaacgATAAGATGAATACAACTAGTGAAgagaataatattttagTAGGTGAAAATACAAAAGTTGATGATATATTTCATGAGAAATTACACGAAAAG ataaaaataattgaAGAGCAACTCAAATCCTTAAATAAC CATATATATTGCAGTATGAGTGAAAGTGAAGAAGATGACGACATAACAAAAAACATCAagaaaaat AACGACCTTATGGTTTGcaaaataaagaataattttaaaGATAAAAACACCTGTCCttatataagaaaagaaagtttaagtaaatatgaaaccaaaacaaaaaaagaaaatctAAATCATAAATCGATTAAGAAACAAGAAAGTGTCCATTCAAAGAATTCCTCTTCTTATTCTTATGAAATATCGTCTTCGTGCGAAAAAACGGATGATATGTtaacaaatgaaaaagatgacttcaataatgatgatgag GTTGAAAAGAGCAAGAATAAAATGATTGAACTACTAGCt cTTTTAAAAGGAAAACACAACGAAGACTTGGTTGAAAATACGAAAGAACACATAAATTCATTTGGACATGAT CAATGGGAGAATAATTAcaatttgaaaaaaatttataataatttaaagGCTATAAAAAATACCATTAAAAACACTGAGGATGACacagaaaaaaatattttagCACTG ATTGAATCCCAAGCGAATGATATCAAAATATTTGgaaat TGTATTGATGATTTAAAAAGTACTGTAGCACAATAA
- a CDS encoding hypothetical protein (conserved Plasmodium protein, unknown function), with protein sequence MDTTTLKEADMNQMIIQLMEKEKKKKKIKKNLYEKKKLEPQNYSHMKKFKINPKEEKSLNKGEIKSHLINFFQEQEKIYKDEEMNTKNYIIEETKKKEKELNGYYIYCQEFKNEYNNYFNSFIKESEDIRKDLKDLQIQYMDDKILLGNKRKMELDNMLHFYKEKLLDIKNHWDTKNFCDDNLKNIVYDILNVIN encoded by the exons atggaCACGACGACATTAAAAGAAGCTGATATGAATCAAATGATAATACAGCTTATggaaaaggaaaaaaaaaaaaaaaaaataaaaaaaaatttatatgaaaaaaagaaactGGAACCTCAAAATTATTCCCATATGAAGAAATTCAAAATAAATCCAAAGGAAGAAAAAAGCTTGAACAAGGGAGAAATAAAGAG TCATTtgattaatttttttcaagaacaagagaaaatatataaagacGAGGAAATGAATAcgaaaaattatataatagaagaaacaaaaaagaaagaaaaagaa CTAAACggttattatatatattgcCAAGAATtcaaaaatgaatataacAATTATTTCAATTCTTTCATAAAAGAATCAGAG GATATTAGAAAAGACCTAAAAGATCTACAGATTCAATATATGGATGATAAGATACTACTAG gaaataaaagaaaaatggAGCTTGATAACATGCTGcatttttataaagaaaaattattagaCATAAAAAATCATTGGGACACTAAGAATTTTTgtgatgataatttaaagaatattgtatatgatatattaaacgTTATAAATTAA